One genomic segment of Ricinus communis isolate WT05 ecotype wild-type chromosome 3, ASM1957865v1, whole genome shotgun sequence includes these proteins:
- the LOC8261713 gene encoding nicotianamine synthase, producing MASLQNTNFDSQIPAELLIASITQIHGAISKLDSLRPSKQVNGLFSHLVKLCILPSSIDITSLPEEAQEMRKSLIVLCGRAEGLLELEFATFLIKIPQPLANVNLFPYYANYVKLANLEYSILSENGIVQPKKVAFVGSGPMPLTSIVMATHHLRSTHFDNFDIDEAANDVARKIVGSDSDLEKRMKFETCDVMEVKEKLREYDCIFLAALVGMSKEEKVKILGHVRKYMKEGGILLVRSANGARAFLYPVIDDKDLVGFDVLSIFHPTNDVINSVILARKPSF from the coding sequence ATGGCTTCCCTCCAAAACACCAACTTCGACAGCCAAATTCCTGCCGAGCTGCTCATTGCTAGCATTACGCAAATCCATGGTGCCATATCCAAGCTTGACTCATTAAGACCTTCCAAGCAAGTGAATGGCCTCTTCTCTCACCTTGTCAAATTATGTATCCTCCCTTCTTCTATAGACATCACTTCCTTGCCGGAAGAAGCCCAAGAAATGCGCAAAAGCCTCATTGTTCTCTGCGGCCGAGCTGAAGGTCTGTTGGAGCTTGAGTTCGCAACATTCTTGATCAAAATCCCTCAACCTTTAGCCAACGTTAATCTGTTTCCTTACTATGCCAACTATGTCAAGCTTGCTAACTTGGAATATAGCATTCTAAGCGAAAATGGAATCGTCCAACCTAAGAAGGTGGCTTTTGTAGGATCAGGTCCAATGCCTCTGACCTCAATTGTAATGGCTACCCATCACTTGAGATCCACTCACTTCGACAATTTTGATATCGACGAGGCTGCTAATGATGTGGCTCGCAAGATTGTGGGTTCTGATAGTGATCTAGAGAAGAGAATGAAGTTTGAAACATGTGATGTAATGGAAGTGAAAGAGAAGCTAAGAGAATATGACTGCATATTCCTGGCAGCTTTGGTTGGGATGAGCAAAGAAGAGAAAGTGAAGATTCTTGGACATGTAAGGAAGTATATGAAGGAAGGAGGGATTTTGCTGGTGAGAAGTGCAAATGGTGCAAGAGCTTTTCTTTACCCTGTTATTGATGACAAGGACTTGGTTGGTTTTGATGTTCTCTCCATTTTCCACCCTACTAACGATGTGATCAACTCAGTTATTCTTGCAAGGAAGCCAAGCTTTTGA